One genomic region from Eptesicus fuscus isolate TK198812 chromosome 4, DD_ASM_mEF_20220401, whole genome shotgun sequence encodes:
- the BUD23 gene encoding probable 18S rRNA (guanine-N(7))-methyltransferase isoform X4: MACRGRRPEHGGPPELFYDKNEAQKYMRNSRMIDVQTKMTGRALELLDLPDEKPCFLLDIGCGTGLSGDYLSDEGHYWVGIDISLAMLDAALDREAQGDLLLGDMGQGIPFKPGSFDGCISISAVQWLCNANKKSDIPAKRLYCFFSSLYSVLVRGARAVLQLYPENSEQLELITTQAIRAGFTGGVVVDYPNSAKAKKFYLCLFSGPSTFLPKGLHEIKEEEEAKESTFTNKRMGI, from the exons ATGGCGTGTCGCGGGCGCCGGCCGGAGCACGGTGGCCCCCCAGAGCTG TTTTACGACAAGAATGAAGCCCAGAAATACATGCGCAA CTCTAGAATGATTGATGTGCAGACCAAGATGACTGGGCGAGCATTGGAGCTCCTTGATCTGCCTGATGAGAAGCCCTGTTTCCTGTTGGATATTGG CTGTGGTACTGGGCTGAGTGGAGATTATCTCTCTGATGAGGGGCACTATTGGGTGGGCATCGACATCAGCCTTGCCATGCTGG ATGCAGCTTTGGACCGAGAAGCACAAGGAGACCTACTTCTGGGGGACATGGGCCAGGGCATTCCCTTCAAACCGGGCTCCTTTGATGGTTGTATCAG CATTTCTGCTGTGCAGTGGCTCTGTAATGCTAACAAGAAGTCAGACATTCCTGCCAAGCGCCTGtactgctttttttcttctctttattctgtGCTG GTCCGTGGAGCCCGAGCTGTTCTGCAGCTATACCCTGAGAACTCGGAGCAG TTGGAGCTAATTACGACCCAGGCCATCAGGGCTGGTTTCACTGGTGGTGTGGTGGTGGACTACCCCAACAGTGCCAAAGCAAAGAA gTTCTACCTGTGTTTGTTTTCTGGGCCATCAACCTTTCTGCCAAAG GGCCTACATGAAattaaggaagaagaggaggcaaAGGAATCCACATTCACTAACAAGAG gatgggcatcTAA
- the BUD23 gene encoding probable 18S rRNA (guanine-N(7))-methyltransferase isoform X3 — MACRGRRPEHGGPPELFYDKNEAQKYMRNSRMIDVQTKMTGRALELLDLPDEKPCFLLDIGCGTGLSGDYLSDEGHYWVGIDISLAMLDAALDREAQGDLLLGDMGQGIPFKPGSFDGCISISAVQWLCNANKKSDIPAKRLYCFFSSLYSVLVRGARAVLQLYPENSEQLELITTQAIRAGFTGGVVVDYPNSAKAKKFYLCLFSGPSTFLPKGLHEIKEEEEAKESTFTNKRVPYRTARRGVVRKTREWVLEKKERRRRQGKEVRPDTQYTGRKRKPYF; from the exons ATGGCGTGTCGCGGGCGCCGGCCGGAGCACGGTGGCCCCCCAGAGCTG TTTTACGACAAGAATGAAGCCCAGAAATACATGCGCAA CTCTAGAATGATTGATGTGCAGACCAAGATGACTGGGCGAGCATTGGAGCTCCTTGATCTGCCTGATGAGAAGCCCTGTTTCCTGTTGGATATTGG CTGTGGTACTGGGCTGAGTGGAGATTATCTCTCTGATGAGGGGCACTATTGGGTGGGCATCGACATCAGCCTTGCCATGCTGG ATGCAGCTTTGGACCGAGAAGCACAAGGAGACCTACTTCTGGGGGACATGGGCCAGGGCATTCCCTTCAAACCGGGCTCCTTTGATGGTTGTATCAG CATTTCTGCTGTGCAGTGGCTCTGTAATGCTAACAAGAAGTCAGACATTCCTGCCAAGCGCCTGtactgctttttttcttctctttattctgtGCTG GTCCGTGGAGCCCGAGCTGTTCTGCAGCTATACCCTGAGAACTCGGAGCAG TTGGAGCTAATTACGACCCAGGCCATCAGGGCTGGTTTCACTGGTGGTGTGGTGGTGGACTACCCCAACAGTGCCAAAGCAAAGAA gTTCTACCTGTGTTTGTTTTCTGGGCCATCAACCTTTCTGCCAAAG GGCCTACATGAAattaaggaagaagaggaggcaaAGGAATCCACATTCACTAACAAGAG GGTCCCGTACAGGACTGCACGGAGAGGGGTGGTGAGGAAGACCCGGGAGTGGGTGCTGGAGAAGAAAGAACGCCGTAGACGCCAGGGCAA GGAAGTCAGACCTGATACTCAGTACACCGGCCGCAAGCGCAAGCCCTACTTCTAA
- the DNAJC30 gene encoding dnaJ homolog subfamily C member 30, mitochondrial, translating to MAARHDLRWPRLFLWSLWQGRGPPQSRVSCLGVEARTYSRGDGPYSRTALYELLGVPPTATQAQIKAAYYRQSFLYHPDRNSGSAEAAERFTRISQAYVVLGSATLRRKYDRGLLSDMDLRGPGVRPSTTPSADSGSARTPSPASRTYSSGQAAPGANRTMFNFDAFYQAHYGEQLERERRLRARREALRKQQEDRAKKGFSWDDIRDTTLVVLLLTIFIVIGIRS from the coding sequence ATGGCAGCCAGACACGATCTGAGGTGGCCGCGGTTGTTTCTGTGGAGCTTGTGGCAGGGTCGGGGGCCTCCACAAAGTCGGGTGTCATGCCTGGGCGTAGAAGCGAGGACTTACTCCCGGGGCGACGGCCCGTACTCGCGCACGGCGCTGTATGAGCTGCTCGGCGTCCCCCCCACGGCCACGCAGGCGCAAATCAAGGCCGCCTACTACCGGCAAAGCTTCCTCTACCACCCGGACCGCAACTCCGGGAGCGCCGAGGCTGCCGAGCGCTTCACGCGCATCTCCCAGGCTTACGTGGTGCTGGGCAGTGCCACTCTGCGCCGCAAGTATGACCGCGGCCTGCTCAGCGACATGGACCTGCGCGGACCTGGCGTCCGTCCCTCCACGACGCCCTCGGCGGACTCCGGCTCGGCCCGCACCCCTTCGCCCGCCTCTCGTACCTACAGTTCTGGTCAGGCCGCGCCGGGCGCCAACCGCACTATGTTCAACTTTGACGCCTTCTACCAGGCGCACTACGGAGAACAGCTGGAGCGTGAGCGCCGCCTCAGGGCCCGGCGAGAGGCCCTTCGCAAGCAGCAGGAGGATCGGGCTAAGAAGGGCTTCAGCTGGGACGACATCCGAGACACAACTTTAGTCGTCCTTCTCCTCACAATCTTCATCGTCATAGGCATTCGTTCTTAG
- the BUD23 gene encoding probable 18S rRNA (guanine-N(7))-methyltransferase isoform X2, whose amino-acid sequence MACRGRRPEHGGPPELFYDKNEAQKYMRNSRMIDVQTKMTGRALELLDLPDEKPCFLLDIGCGTGLSGDYLSDEGHYWVGIDISLAMLDAALDREAQGDLLLGDMGQGIPFKPGSFDGCISISAVQWLCNANKKSDIPAKRLYCFFSSLYSVLVRGARAVLQLYPENSEQLELITTQAIRAGFTGGVVVDYPNSAKAKKFYLCLFSGPSTFLPKGLHEIKEEEEAKESTFTNKSSQLCLRHRVPYRTARRGVVRKTREWVLEKKERRRRQGKEVRPDTQYTGRKRKPYF is encoded by the exons ATGGCGTGTCGCGGGCGCCGGCCGGAGCACGGTGGCCCCCCAGAGCTG TTTTACGACAAGAATGAAGCCCAGAAATACATGCGCAA CTCTAGAATGATTGATGTGCAGACCAAGATGACTGGGCGAGCATTGGAGCTCCTTGATCTGCCTGATGAGAAGCCCTGTTTCCTGTTGGATATTGG CTGTGGTACTGGGCTGAGTGGAGATTATCTCTCTGATGAGGGGCACTATTGGGTGGGCATCGACATCAGCCTTGCCATGCTGG ATGCAGCTTTGGACCGAGAAGCACAAGGAGACCTACTTCTGGGGGACATGGGCCAGGGCATTCCCTTCAAACCGGGCTCCTTTGATGGTTGTATCAG CATTTCTGCTGTGCAGTGGCTCTGTAATGCTAACAAGAAGTCAGACATTCCTGCCAAGCGCCTGtactgctttttttcttctctttattctgtGCTG GTCCGTGGAGCCCGAGCTGTTCTGCAGCTATACCCTGAGAACTCGGAGCAG TTGGAGCTAATTACGACCCAGGCCATCAGGGCTGGTTTCACTGGTGGTGTGGTGGTGGACTACCCCAACAGTGCCAAAGCAAAGAA gTTCTACCTGTGTTTGTTTTCTGGGCCATCAACCTTTCTGCCAAAG GGCCTACATGAAattaaggaagaagaggaggcaaAGGAATCCACATTCACTAACAAGAG TTCACAGCTGTGTCTCCGGCACAGGGTCCCGTACAGGACTGCACGGAGAGGGGTGGTGAGGAAGACCCGGGAGTGGGTGCTGGAGAAGAAAGAACGCCGTAGACGCCAGGGCAA GGAAGTCAGACCTGATACTCAGTACACCGGCCGCAAGCGCAAGCCCTACTTCTAA
- the VPS37D gene encoding vacuolar protein sorting-associated protein 37D, producing MYRARAARAGPEPGSPGRFGILSTGQLRDLLQDEPKLDRIVRLSRKFQGLQLEREACLASNYALAKENLALRPRLEMGRAALAIKYQELREVAESCADKLQRLEESMHRWSPHCALGWLQAELEEAEQEAEEHMEQLLLGEQSLEAFLPAFQRGRALAHLRRTQAEKLQELLRRRERSAQPAPTAAADPPKPFPAAAVLPTGAGRGPPAVPRSLPPLDSRPVPPLKGSPGCPLGPAPLLSPRPSQPEPPHR from the exons aTGTACCGGGCCCGGGCGGCGCGGGCGGGGCCGGAGCCCGGCAGCCCGGGGCGCTTTGGGATCCTCAGCACCGGGCAGCTCCGGGACCTGCTTCAGGATGAACCCAAGCTGGACCGGATCGTGCGGCTCAGCAGGAAG TTCCAGGGCCTGCAGCTGGAGCGCGAGGCATGCCTGGCCTCCAACTACGCGCTAGCCAAGGAGAACCTAGCGTTGCGGCCCCGCCTCGAGATGGGCCGGGCAGCCCTGGCCATCAAGTACCAGGAACTTCGAGAGGTGGCTGAGAGCTGTGCGGACAAGCTGCAGCGACTGG AGGAGAGCATGCATCGCTGGAGCCCCCACTGTGCActgggctggctgcaggctgAGCTGGAAGAGGCTGAGCAGGAGGCTGAG GAGCACAtggagcagctgctgctggggGAGCAGAGCCTGGAGGCTTTCTTGCCCGCTTTCCAGCGAGGCCGTGCCCTGGCCCACCTGAGGCGGACCCAGGCTGAGAAGCTGCAGGAGCTGCTGCGGCGCCGGGAGCGGTCTGCCCAGCCAGCACCCACTGCTGCTGCGGATCCCCCCAAACCTTTCCCGGCTGCAGCTGTCCTGCCCACCGGGGCTGGCCGGGGGCCACCAGCAGTGCCCCGAAGCCTGCCCCCCTTGGACTCCCGCCCAGTGCCCCCGCTGAAGGGCTCCCCCGGGTGCCCCCTTGGCCCAGCACCTCTGCTGagccctcggccctcgcagccagaGCCCCCTCACCGGTAG
- the BUD23 gene encoding probable 18S rRNA (guanine-N(7))-methyltransferase isoform X1, whose translation MACRGRRPEHGGPPELFYDKNEAQKYMRNSRMIDVQTKMTGRALELLDLPDEKPCFLLDIGCGTGLSGDYLSDEGHYWVGIDISLAMLDAALDREAQGDLLLGDMGQGIPFKPGSFDGCISISAVQWLCNANKKSDIPAKRLYCFFSSLYSVLVRGARAVLQLYPENSEQLELITTQAIRAGFTGGVVVDYPNSAKAKKFYLCLFSGPSTFLPKGLHEIKEEEEAKESTFTNKSQAVPSISSQLCLRHRVPYRTARRGVVRKTREWVLEKKERRRRQGKEVRPDTQYTGRKRKPYF comes from the exons ATGGCGTGTCGCGGGCGCCGGCCGGAGCACGGTGGCCCCCCAGAGCTG TTTTACGACAAGAATGAAGCCCAGAAATACATGCGCAA CTCTAGAATGATTGATGTGCAGACCAAGATGACTGGGCGAGCATTGGAGCTCCTTGATCTGCCTGATGAGAAGCCCTGTTTCCTGTTGGATATTGG CTGTGGTACTGGGCTGAGTGGAGATTATCTCTCTGATGAGGGGCACTATTGGGTGGGCATCGACATCAGCCTTGCCATGCTGG ATGCAGCTTTGGACCGAGAAGCACAAGGAGACCTACTTCTGGGGGACATGGGCCAGGGCATTCCCTTCAAACCGGGCTCCTTTGATGGTTGTATCAG CATTTCTGCTGTGCAGTGGCTCTGTAATGCTAACAAGAAGTCAGACATTCCTGCCAAGCGCCTGtactgctttttttcttctctttattctgtGCTG GTCCGTGGAGCCCGAGCTGTTCTGCAGCTATACCCTGAGAACTCGGAGCAG TTGGAGCTAATTACGACCCAGGCCATCAGGGCTGGTTTCACTGGTGGTGTGGTGGTGGACTACCCCAACAGTGCCAAAGCAAAGAA gTTCTACCTGTGTTTGTTTTCTGGGCCATCAACCTTTCTGCCAAAG GGCCTACATGAAattaaggaagaagaggaggcaaAGGAATCCACATTCACTAACAAGAG TCAGGCTGTTCCATCCATCAGTTCACAGCTGTGTCTCCGGCACAGGGTCCCGTACAGGACTGCACGGAGAGGGGTGGTGAGGAAGACCCGGGAGTGGGTGCTGGAGAAGAAAGAACGCCGTAGACGCCAGGGCAA GGAAGTCAGACCTGATACTCAGTACACCGGCCGCAAGCGCAAGCCCTACTTCTAA